A stretch of the Neptunomonas phycophila genome encodes the following:
- the gspE gene encoding type II secretion system ATPase GspE — MAVQPAFSYSFARKHIILALINDEGVANVSYSTDTSTEALLEVDRLYANQMQLKLVPVDELKDAISLAYQAADNSLENISDINEVIDLDALASSIPESEDLLDAQDDAPVIRLINALFAEALRQQASDIHLETFENSMSVRLRVDGVLQEVLKPNRALAPLLISRIKVMAKLDIAERRVPQDGRVSLKMAGKALDVRISTMPSIHGERVVMRLLDKQASRMDLTHLGMPSDTLASLTELLAQPNGIILVTGPTGSGKTTTLYAGLSMINDRSRNILTVEDPVEYALEGIGQTPVNTKSGMTFAKGLRAILRQDPDVVMIGEIRDPETAQIAVQASLTGHLVLSTLHTNDSLGAITRLMDIGVEPYLIASAVKGVLAQRLVRTLCQHCRTQYRLTDEDARALGDSQISQRLVFENAGCDQCNHTGYAGRKGIYEMLVIDRPLSRLIHDCAGEHKMAEYANKTLVTMLDQGRDLVLAGVTSPAEVLRMVKESADHAIL, encoded by the coding sequence ATGGCCGTTCAACCTGCCTTTAGTTACAGCTTTGCACGCAAGCATATTATTTTAGCCCTCATTAACGATGAGGGAGTAGCCAATGTTAGCTACTCCACGGACACAAGCACCGAAGCATTGCTAGAGGTAGATCGGCTTTATGCAAATCAGATGCAGCTAAAACTCGTGCCTGTTGATGAGCTAAAAGATGCCATAAGCCTTGCCTATCAAGCCGCCGATAACTCGCTCGAAAATATCTCCGATATTAACGAAGTTATCGACTTAGACGCCCTTGCCTCAAGCATTCCAGAGTCTGAAGACCTGTTAGATGCTCAAGACGATGCCCCCGTCATACGCTTGATTAATGCCTTATTTGCCGAAGCACTGCGCCAGCAAGCTTCCGATATACACTTAGAAACTTTCGAAAATAGCATGTCTGTTCGGCTACGAGTTGACGGTGTTTTACAAGAAGTACTCAAACCCAACCGTGCGCTAGCGCCTTTGCTTATTTCTCGCATTAAAGTTATGGCGAAGCTCGACATTGCTGAAAGACGGGTGCCGCAAGATGGTAGGGTCTCGCTCAAAATGGCAGGCAAAGCATTGGATGTACGTATATCCACTATGCCCTCCATCCATGGTGAACGTGTTGTTATGCGCTTACTCGACAAGCAAGCCTCGCGCATGGATCTAACGCATTTAGGTATGCCGTCAGATACACTGGCCTCGTTAACAGAGCTTCTAGCACAACCCAACGGGATCATACTGGTAACTGGCCCCACAGGCTCAGGTAAGACCACAACCCTGTATGCTGGCTTGTCGATGATCAATGATCGCAGCCGCAACATTCTTACTGTAGAAGATCCGGTTGAGTATGCACTGGAAGGTATAGGCCAAACGCCCGTAAACACCAAAAGCGGTATGACCTTTGCCAAAGGCTTACGTGCTATTTTGCGCCAAGACCCTGATGTCGTCATGATCGGCGAAATACGTGACCCGGAAACGGCTCAGATCGCCGTACAAGCCAGCTTGACGGGGCACCTCGTCTTATCAACCCTACACACTAATGACTCACTGGGTGCAATCACCCGATTAATGGACATCGGTGTAGAACCTTATCTCATAGCCTCAGCGGTTAAGGGAGTTTTAGCACAGCGCTTAGTGCGTACTTTGTGCCAACACTGCCGAACGCAATACCGCCTCACGGATGAAGATGCTCGCGCATTAGGCGACAGTCAAATTAGTCAACGTCTGGTTTTTGAAAATGCTGGCTGCGACCAATGCAACCACACGGGATACGCAGGCCGTAAAGGCATTTATGAAATGCTCGTCATTGACCGTCCACTGTCACGCTTGATACATGACTGCGCAGGCGAACATAAAATGGCGGAATACGCTAACAAAACCTTGGTAACCATGCTGGATCAAGGTCGGGATTTGGTACTTGCTGGTGTAACTTCACCGGCGGAAGTACTTCGTATGGTCAAGGAGTCTGCCGACCATGCCATCCTTTGA
- the gspF gene encoding type II secretion system inner membrane protein GspF has protein sequence MPSFEYQAVNPQGKKLKGFLDADSERHARQQLRDKQLMPINLHENHKRGTTSKRGGGRVSTRDLSLFTQQFAALIQSATPLEEAIQVSANQTNNKALKRTLQAVRSKILEGHTLADSLRDHPRVFPPIYCALISAGEHSGDLAKVLMRLADYTERTQQLRNTVSQAAIYPIVLTIVALGVITLLMAYVVPKVVEQFDGRGQELPLLTRIMIASSDFIIHQGWMVLVAVFAGIWVWRHCLKKPAFRLRVHAGMLKLPILGNLITNLETARLLNTLSIMVTSGSPLLDALRISQETLNNRVIRNAVSEATDRVREGQLLSKTLNDSGVFPPISVYMIANGEHSGELGTALEHAARQQENLLTGMINITTKLLEPLLIIVFGVLVLAIVLAILLPILQLNNLTQF, from the coding sequence ATGCCATCCTTTGAATACCAAGCCGTTAACCCTCAAGGTAAAAAGCTGAAAGGGTTTCTAGACGCCGACTCTGAACGACATGCTCGCCAACAATTGCGCGACAAGCAGTTAATGCCGATTAATCTGCACGAAAACCATAAACGAGGCACCACAAGCAAACGTGGCGGCGGCCGAGTTTCTACTCGCGATTTATCACTTTTCACCCAACAATTTGCCGCGCTTATCCAGTCAGCAACCCCCTTAGAGGAAGCTATTCAGGTGAGTGCAAACCAAACCAATAACAAAGCACTTAAACGCACACTACAAGCGGTACGTAGCAAAATTTTAGAAGGGCATACGCTGGCGGACAGCTTGCGAGATCACCCACGCGTATTCCCACCGATTTATTGCGCCTTAATCTCAGCCGGTGAGCACTCTGGTGATCTCGCTAAAGTACTGATGCGACTAGCGGACTATACCGAGCGCACACAACAGTTGCGCAACACAGTATCGCAGGCCGCCATTTACCCCATCGTGCTCACCATTGTGGCCTTAGGTGTGATCACGCTGCTCATGGCCTATGTTGTCCCCAAAGTCGTCGAACAATTTGATGGCCGTGGACAAGAGCTTCCGTTGCTAACACGTATCATGATTGCCAGCTCAGACTTCATCATCCATCAAGGCTGGATGGTTCTTGTCGCCGTATTTGCAGGCATTTGGGTATGGCGACATTGTCTTAAAAAGCCTGCATTTCGATTGCGCGTGCATGCAGGCATGCTCAAATTACCTATTTTAGGCAACCTTATTACTAACTTAGAGACGGCTAGATTACTCAACACGCTCAGTATAATGGTGACCAGTGGCTCCCCGCTGCTCGACGCGTTACGGATAAGCCAAGAAACCTTAAACAACCGCGTCATACGTAACGCCGTAAGCGAGGCTACGGACCGAGTCCGCGAAGGCCAATTGCTCAGCAAAACGTTAAATGATAGCGGGGTGTTCCCGCCTATATCCGTCTACATGATTGCTAACGGCGAACACAGTGGAGAACTCGGCACAGCGCTTGAGCATGCCGCTCGTCAACAAGAGAACTTACTAACAGGCATGATCAATATCACCACAAAGCTGCTAGAGCCGTTACTGATTATTGTTTTTGGCGTACTGGTACTCGCCATTGTACTCGCCATTTTATTGCCTATTTTACAGCTCAATAACTTAACACAGTTCTAA
- the gspG gene encoding type II secretion system major pseudopilin GspG, with product MNTTLGQPQQPVHPRTKERGFTLLEIMVVVVILGLLVAIVAPNVLDNQDRAMAEKARADISALEQALDMYKLDNFVYPTTDQGIEALASRPTISPEPKNYRPNGYIKRLPNDPWGNPYQYVQPGEHGAFDLYSFGADGDNGGEGQAADIGNW from the coding sequence ATGAACACAACACTTGGGCAACCACAACAGCCCGTCCACCCGCGTACAAAAGAACGCGGCTTTACGCTACTTGAAATCATGGTTGTGGTTGTCATTTTAGGCCTGCTTGTTGCTATTGTGGCACCCAATGTATTGGACAACCAAGACCGCGCCATGGCGGAAAAAGCCCGGGCCGACATCTCAGCACTAGAGCAAGCGTTAGACATGTACAAGCTGGATAATTTTGTTTATCCAACGACCGACCAAGGCATTGAAGCTCTGGCTTCACGCCCTACCATTAGCCCTGAGCCTAAGAACTATCGCCCAAACGGCTATATTAAACGCCTACCTAACGACCCGTGGGGTAATCCTTACCAATACGTCCAGCCCGGCGAACATGGTGCATTTGACCTGTATTCCTTCGGCGCTGATGGAGATAACGGTGGTGAAGGTCAAGCTGCCGATATCGGCAACTGGTAA
- a CDS encoding prepilin-type N-terminal cleavage/methylation domain-containing protein, producing the protein MKVKLPISATGNLQRSRGFTLLELLVIVTLVGLLSAAVMLTLRPTERAYTANDAIDEVREQLLTISRQAIAKQNWYGLSFENNSYQRWHYRDSEWNVITTESPYVLPPELVISLSVKGEDQRLSDEAQGPQILAAPDGLLSPFTLEISDQDTTSTLTDPYARADAHDQE; encoded by the coding sequence GTGAAGGTCAAGCTGCCGATATCGGCAACTGGTAACCTGCAACGCTCGCGCGGTTTTACGCTGCTCGAGCTGCTGGTTATTGTCACGCTCGTCGGTTTGCTATCAGCGGCAGTTATGCTCACGCTGCGCCCCACCGAGCGCGCTTATACGGCTAACGATGCAATTGATGAAGTACGAGAACAATTGTTAACGATTAGCAGACAAGCCATAGCCAAACAAAATTGGTACGGGCTGAGTTTCGAAAATAATAGCTACCAACGGTGGCATTACCGCGACTCCGAATGGAATGTCATCACAACTGAGTCACCTTATGTACTACCACCGGAATTGGTGATATCCCTCAGTGTCAAAGGCGAAGACCAACGGCTTTCAGATGAGGCACAAGGCCCACAAATTTTAGCCGCGCCAGATGGACTATTAAGCCCTTTTACTCTGGAGATAAGTGACCAAGATACTACATCAACACTCACTGATCCCTACGCTAGAGCGGATGCCCATGATCAAGAATAA
- the gspI gene encoding type II secretion system minor pseudopilin GspI — translation MIKNKGFTLLEVMVALFILAVAAAALSRTAGQATDTAQQLEVRQHAGWVAHNQLSLLLLGTQEALDGEINFAGQRFYWKATRATTELANFQRVTVKVSQPAQPDYILATLTGFRHDE, via the coding sequence ATGATCAAGAATAAAGGCTTTACGCTCCTCGAAGTCATGGTCGCTCTTTTTATACTCGCCGTGGCCGCTGCTGCTCTATCACGTACGGCAGGCCAAGCTACCGATACAGCACAACAGCTTGAAGTTCGCCAACATGCTGGCTGGGTAGCTCACAACCAACTCAGCTTACTACTGCTAGGCACGCAAGAAGCACTGGATGGTGAAATCAACTTTGCCGGGCAGCGCTTTTATTGGAAAGCCACACGCGCAACCACAGAGCTTGCTAATTTCCAGCGTGTAACAGTAAAGGTGAGTCAACCGGCTCAACCCGACTATATACTCGCAACATTGACAGGTTTTCGACATGACGAGTAA
- a CDS encoding PulJ/GspJ family protein, with protein sequence MTSKPPVQRVSSNRDRQLQTGMTLIELVIAVAITAIIGLISAQLLGAMIQNSQQITDHASELERLDRGLRIIQSDFDQLVVRGENSFLTAEDSSVPGLLIEFTRLHEQPLALHTTGPANSLNSDQLERVRYVLESNNLVRYSSPVGMPIDEDHWYQNTLFTRLSQARLYFLYDDWGEQLSDATESTGSTPLGAIRFEAESDRWQHLELVSMLRTGADS encoded by the coding sequence ATGACGAGTAAGCCGCCAGTGCAACGGGTTAGTAGTAACCGTGACCGCCAGTTACAAACCGGTATGACACTCATCGAGCTTGTCATAGCTGTGGCTATAACGGCAATTATTGGATTAATTAGCGCGCAGTTACTGGGTGCCATGATACAAAATAGCCAACAGATTACAGATCACGCCAGTGAGTTAGAGCGTTTAGATCGAGGTTTACGCATCATTCAAAGCGACTTTGACCAACTGGTTGTCAGGGGAGAAAACAGCTTCCTGACCGCCGAAGACTCCAGCGTCCCCGGCTTGTTGATAGAGTTTACTAGGCTGCATGAACAGCCCTTGGCTTTACATACTACTGGGCCAGCTAATAGCCTTAACAGCGACCAGCTCGAACGCGTGCGTTATGTCCTAGAATCTAATAATTTAGTCCGATATTCATCCCCTGTCGGTATGCCTATTGATGAAGATCATTGGTATCAAAACACACTCTTTACACGTTTATCACAGGCTCGTTTGTACTTTCTTTATGATGACTGGGGTGAGCAACTTTCAGACGCAACCGAGAGTACAGGTTCTACACCATTGGGGGCTATTCGATTCGAAGCTGAAAGTGATCGCTGGCAACATCTCGAGCTAGTCAGCATGCTGCGTACCGGAGCCGACTCATGA
- the gspK gene encoding type II secretion system minor pseudopilin GspK, protein MKKALYTHASAKAQRGVALILVLGLMAIITILATTITGTVQFSANQHVTLKDMRQAYWFARGGEVYALSTLADLKEKSLLEATDTQVTFPVSGDGHTGMVSYQLTPLHTCLNINSLDITFENPDARSLLNKNVWTYFLENKAQISGATITQLLQRAADWIDPDTQPKTPYGAESLFYSGQTPPQQPPNSTMLASAELGALDVLNEDEQQAILPFLCIRPDDNTLAINPNDLTADDAYLLSVLTQGLLDENQALSVIESRPDDGYAELAAFWADPALSEVDDSVEASFTLARHYFKLDTQVVLGTAPFRLISLLRIDEDDTTHVISRRYGVTP, encoded by the coding sequence ATGAAGAAGGCCCTTTACACCCATGCGTCCGCAAAGGCACAACGCGGAGTGGCGCTGATTTTAGTGCTCGGCCTCATGGCAATCATCACCATTTTAGCGACCACTATTACAGGCACCGTTCAATTTAGCGCAAATCAACATGTCACCTTAAAGGATATGCGACAAGCCTACTGGTTCGCTCGAGGAGGGGAAGTTTACGCCTTAAGCACCTTGGCTGATCTTAAAGAAAAGAGCCTCTTAGAAGCGACAGACACTCAAGTGACCTTCCCCGTTAGCGGCGATGGTCATACAGGTATGGTGAGCTATCAACTCACACCTTTGCATACCTGCCTTAATATCAACAGTTTAGATATTACTTTTGAAAACCCAGATGCGCGTAGCCTCTTAAATAAAAATGTATGGACTTACTTTCTCGAAAACAAAGCCCAAATATCCGGCGCAACCATTACCCAACTTTTACAACGCGCGGCGGACTGGATCGACCCAGATACTCAACCAAAAACGCCCTACGGTGCCGAATCACTTTTTTATAGCGGTCAAACACCTCCACAACAACCACCCAACAGCACAATGCTGGCTAGCGCAGAACTCGGCGCATTAGATGTGTTAAATGAAGACGAACAACAAGCCATTCTTCCCTTTTTATGTATTCGCCCTGACGATAATACACTGGCTATCAACCCCAACGATTTAACCGCTGACGATGCTTACCTGCTGAGCGTGTTAACACAAGGCCTGTTAGACGAGAATCAAGCTCTCAGCGTAATTGAGAGCCGCCCTGATGATGGCTATGCTGAGCTAGCCGCATTTTGGGCTGACCCGGCATTGAGTGAAGTCGACGATAGCGTTGAGGCCAGTTTCACGTTAGCGCGCCATTATTTTAAACTAGACACACAAGTTGTCTTAGGAACCGCACCTTTTCGGCTGATCTCACTATTGCGCATTGATGAGGATGACACCACCCATGTTATCAGCCGACGTTATGGAGTAACCCCTTGA